One Manduca sexta isolate Smith_Timp_Sample1 chromosome 28, JHU_Msex_v1.0, whole genome shotgun sequence DNA window includes the following coding sequences:
- the LOC115441858 gene encoding uncharacterized protein LOC115441858 isoform X1 encodes MEWKKLLVVFIVISVDQCFSMSHNEIEDFKDYLKKTSQLDQILRKGSDPDIDYDEEESVSDHAWEDSGKFEGDLILNDQQRRLIVKNVAEGLSRNGLKDTTKRWPNNEVIYYIQGEHFNGDQIQAIQQGIDDIAQASCVKFRPYKKGDRDAVVIQGSRRGCFSQVGYQGGYQILNLSGRHPAGRGCFRHGTVVHELLHTLGFYHMQSSPDRDDYINVIWENILQPARHNFRKYNSFAVSDFGVGYDYDSVLHYSRRAFSANGQDTLVPKQGGADIGQRVGLSDKDTKKLNKMYCDADSDNPLADEDDTANKPLKKKSDKNKPFDGHGIGYHQGKTVVIKLLPTPETYKLQEVPIFHVFDHFSKTPQALSQTDIEGNRRGKEIKYPVITHVTQRYVPSQDIDREVMSETDESEITRNRHDYPSDLELPLQKTDEENIAGKSKYFLSAKERDYSPEYIIDDDLNEAFDRLEKIVKHHVYPSQASNLNVYNTNEKTKEQDTPLRVFDKSSSVPSLSKHYSSQVEGMKSTVDFIEGLYEKRQNDDKVGLEYKPKQTNFGKTIGITNSYNADESSVTIHEKPKGIENKGEEKNDSKNVTSEDLEKHDYNGLYHPYTSYATYAQNAPTIKGPVPESYKEKPHNNNQISYKDKNLPSGFNFDGDYTTGNIYNIPSGISNRFSFTSAVLPFRKSWHNFDDSHDNIFRDVFNSGDDFKSNANYHDT; translated from the exons ATGGAATGGAAAAAGTTATTAGTGGTGTTTATCGTTATCAGTGTTGACCAGTGTTTCTCTATGTCGCACAATGAGATCGAAGACTTCAAGGATTACCTCAAAAAGACATCACAGTTGGATCAAATATTGAGAA agGGCTCGGATCCTGATATCGACTATGACGAAGAGGAGTCTGTGTCAGACCACGCGTGGGAAGACAGTGGTAAATTTGAAGGCGATTTAATTTTGAACGATCAACAACGTCGCCTGATAGTCAAAAATGTTGCCGAGGGATTATCTAGGAACGGCCTGAAGGACACTACCAAGAGATGGCCGAACAATGAAGTGATTTACTATATCCAAGGAGAACATTtta ATGGGGACCAGATACAGGCTATTCAACAGGGTATAGACGATATCGCACAGGCATCTTGTGTTAAATTCCGTCCGTATAAGAAAGGAGATCGCGACGCGGTCGTAATACAG GGTAGTCGAAGAGGCTGTTTTTCCCAAGTGGGATACCAAGGCGGCTatcaaattttgaatttatccGGGCGCCATCCCGCTGGACGCGGCTGCTTCCGTCACGGCACCGTAGTACACGAGCTCCTGCACACCCTGGGTTTCTATCACATGCAGAGTAGTCCTGATAGAGATGACTACATTAATGTTATTTGGGAAAACATTTTACAGC CTGCAAGGCATAACTTTCGCAAATACAACTCGTTCGCCGTGTCGGACTTCGGCGTCGGTTACGACTATGACAGTGTCCTGCATTATAGCCGACGAGCTTTCTCCGCCAATGGGCAGGACACTCTCGTACCAAAACAG ggtGGTGCCGATATTGGTCAAAGAGTAGGACTGTCGGACAaggatacaaaaaaattaaacaaaatgtactGCGATGCGGACTCGGATAACCCATTAGCAGATGAGGATGACACAGCTAATAAACCGCTGAAAAAGAAAAGCGATAAAAACAAACCCTTTGATGGGCATGGAATAGGATATCATCAAGGTAAAACTGTGGTGATCAAATTGTTACCAACGCCAGAAACTTATAAATTACAAGAAGTTCCGATATTTCATGTATTTGATCATTTTAGTAAAACGCCGCAGGCCCTGTCGCAGACGGACATTGAAGGAAACAGAAGAGGAAAAGAAATAAAGTATCCAGTCATAACACATGTCACCCAAAGATATGTTCCATCACAAGATATCGATAGAGAAGTTATGAGTGAAACTGATGAGAGTGAGATTACACGTAATCGACATGACTATCCAAGTGATCTCGAGCTACCTTTACAAAAAACAGATGAAGAAAATATCGCAGGTAAATCCAAATATTTCTTATCGGCAAAAGAAAGGGATTATTCTCCTGAATATATTATAGACGATGATTTAAATGAAGCCTTTGACCGTTTAGAAAAAATTGTCAAACACCATGTTTATCCATCCCAAGCTTCAAACCTAAACGTATACAATACAAATGAGAAAACCAAAGAACAAGACACGCCTTTAAgagtatttgataaaagtagTTCTGTACCCTCATTATCCAAGCATTATTCAAGTCAAGTCGAAGGCATGAAGTCTACTGTAGACTTTATAGAAGGTCTGTATGAAAAACGACAAAATGATGACAAAGTGGGATTAGAGTATAAACCTAAACAAACTAATTTTGGTAAAACAATAGGCATAACTAATAGTTATAATGCAGACGAAAGCTCAGTTACTATACATGAAAAGCCTAAAGGTATTGAAAACAAAGGGGAAGAGAAAAATGATTCCAAGAATGTAACTTCTGAAGATCTCGAAAAACACGATTATAACGGTTTGTATCATCCATATACATCCTATGCTACATATGCACAAAATGCACCGACAATAAAGGGACCTGTTCCAGAAAGTTATAAAGAGAAAcctcataataataatcaaatttcttataaagataaaaatttacCGTCTGGATTCAATTTTGATGGTGACTATACAACTGGAAACATTTACAACATACCAAGTGGGATATCAAATCGTTTTAGCTTTACTAGTGCGGTACTACCTTTTAGAAAATCGTGGCACAATTTTGACGACTCCcatgataatatttttcgcGATGTTTTTAATTCAGGGGATGATTTTAAATCAAACGCAAATTATCATGACACGTAA
- the LOC119190945 gene encoding zinc metalloproteinase nas-4-like, with the protein MQYVILLTVLVVSVNAAPTMPKNLIHLFSDTNLGEFGEFFEGDMILTKEQKLAVTAAMEGRNGLKGGAKRWPNRTVVYHIEEDDFDEDQVKIIETGMADIANKSCLKFVKREHDEHAVVIQGSANGCFSNVGLSVDDEDGEVNQVLNLAKGCFRHGTVVHEMLHTIGFYHMQSTYDRDDYVKIVWENIRAGTEHNFAKYNNDTVTDFGVPYDYGSVMHYPETAFSKNGNKTIIPLQENVTIGQRDGLSESDIIKLNKMYCEDSEENSKDVM; encoded by the exons ATGCAGTATGTTATTCTACTAACCGTTTTAGTTGTATCAGTTAACGCTGCGCCGACGATGCCAAAGAAtctcatacatttattttccgATACAAATCTTg GTGAATTTGGAGAATTCTTCGAAGGTGATATGATTCTCACTAAGGAACAAAAGCTTGCTGTCACGGCCGCTATGGAAGGGCGCAATGGATTGAAGGGAGGCGCGAAGCGGTGGCCTAACCGTACAGTCGTTTATCACATTGAAGAGGATGATTTTg ATGAGGATCAAGTGAAGATAATTGAGACTGGAATGGCGGATATTGCAAACAAATCTTGCCTTAAATTTGTAAAAAGGGAACATGATGAACATGCAGTTGTTATACAg GGTTCCGCAAACGGTTGTTTTTCAAATGTTGGATTAAGTGTCGACGACGAGGATGGCGAAGTAAATCAAGTGTTGAACTTAGCTAAAGGCTGCTTCAGACATGGGACGGTTGTACATGAGATGCTTCATACAATCGGCTTTTATCACATGCAAAGCACTTATGATCGTGATGATTACGTGAAAATTGTTTGGGAAAATATACGAGCTG GTACTGAACACAATTTTGCTAAATACAACAATGACACCGTGACGGATTTCGGAGTGCCCTATGATTACGGCAGCGTTATGCATTATCCGGAGACAGCGTTTAgcaaaaatggaaataaaacaattatcccCTTACAG GAGAACGTGACAATAGGGCAAAGAGACGGTTTGTCAGAGAGCGATATTAtcaaattgaataaaatgtacTGCGAAGACTCTGAAGAAAATTCCAAAGATGTAATGTAG
- the LOC115441846 gene encoding E3 ubiquitin-protein ligase LRSAM1: MGCGGSCIHKATMSLFGKNANNDTEIRAKLERKLYIAKESPEPDFDLSECHLQQVPSGTFSICKVYRKEYLYLQHNNLQSLEGGGQVADLYLIKVLNISYNKFTHLPIEIRYLVNLAELYVQDNMLRHIPDSIQHMQCLQILDVSKNSLKKLTPSLGKLKCLRKLIISDNKDLTELCPELCFASNLIHIELNGEQFTFPPENIATQNTEEIMKFLCTKMGIEFLPPIPIESEVLPIQSPNSIHNPFVKQHSITWEEQEAAIIEQENRIHKAAKEQRDKFLSKVLEEQLELDSEIAKVQEAKELERQKLIKAIQEDEKEIHCLVTNFIQFENLKPEIIQQQLAHEQAEHDRLLEITRQNYDNVKKSDVLRAMEMLIEDDYAIQYSKKYYEDSWNNIKQSMLVEDLEGSEKVAELLKAKDQSRLALVGQLLEDQDIQKAVVASLLERVDARCWSLNQEISLISSHLARLSVIEQEKKKLHIGYNYNELLQQRIHLVNLLDDLFAQQNKRRKQLIETLKEMESETDKTTDFWLKNYQKLIDSAPKTLLDVGKCLDPALANYLLQEGVIHCLPFLVKFLFSDCFLTDITVEKLKECGVSLSADRQGIIKAINCYVGSKSKNHNYEPSTSVEPSAPPDDDMEGNVSGVISTDKAESSVLESECVICMDAKCEVVFIPCGHMCCCQLCSNKKMEGCPMCRAFIERTIKVVVA, from the coding sequence atGGGTTGTGGTGGCTCGTGTATACACAAAGCGACAATGTCGTTGTTTGGAAAAAATGCCAACAATGATACCGAAATTCGCGCTAAACTGGAGAGGAAATTGTATATAGCGAAAGAGTccccagagccagactttgaccTATCAGAGTGTCATCTACAACAAGTACCGTCTGGGACTTTCTCAATTTGCAAAGTTTACAGGaaggaatatttatatttacaacacaATAATCTGCAATCCCTGGAAGGTGGTGGACAAGTAGCAGATTTATATCTGATAAAAGTGCTCAATATAAGTTACAATAAGTTTACGCATTTGCCCATTGAAATTAGATATTTAGTTAACCTAGCCGAATTGTATGTCCAGGATAATATGTTAAGGCACATTCCAGATAGTATTCAACATATGCAATGCCTTCAAATTTTGGATGTGTCTAAAAATAGTCTTAAAAAGCTGACACCATCACTGGGTAAACTAAAATGCTTAAGGAAGTTGATAATAAGTGATAATAAGGATTTGACTGAACTCTGTCCTGAGTTATGTTTTGCTAGCAATTTGATACATATTGAGTTGAATGGTGAACAGTTTACTTTTCCTCCAGAGAATATTGCAACTCAAAACACTgaagaaattatgaaatttttgtgtacaaaaatGGGCATAGAATTTTTACCTCCGATACCTATAGAGTCTGAAGTTTTACCTATCCAGAGTCCAAATTCTATTCATAACCCTTTTGTTAAACAACATTCCATAACTTGGGAAGAACAAGAGGCTGCTATCATAGAGCAAGAAAATAGAATACACAAGGCTGCAAAGGAACAAAGGGATAAATTCTTGTCAAAAGTTTTAGAAGAACAATTAGAGTTAGATTCAGAGATAGCTAAAGTTCAAGAAGCAAAAGAATTAGAGagacaaaaattaattaaagcaaTACAAGAGgatgaaaaagaaattcacTGTTTGGTTACTAATTTCATACAGTTTGAAAATTTGAAACCGGAAATTATACAGCAACAATTAGCACATGAGCAGGCAGAACATGATAGACTCCTTGAAATCACACGCCAAAATTATGACAATGTCAAAAAATCTGATGTTTTGAGGGCAATGGAAATGCTCATAGAAGATGACTATGCCATCCAATATTCCAAAAAGTATTATGAGGATTCATGGAACAACATTAAACAAAGTATGTTAGTAGAAGATTTAGAAGGCTCAGAAAAGGTCGCAGAGCTGTTGAAAGCAAAGGATCAATCTCGATTGGCTTTGGTAGGTCAGCTTCTTGAAGATCAGGACATACAGAAAGCAGTAGTAGCATCATTGCTGGAGCGGGTAGATGCCAGGTGCTGGAGTTTAAATCAAGAAATATCTTTGATATCTTCACACTTGGCAAGGCTTAGTGTGATTGAGcaagagaaaaaaaagttacatattGGTTACAACTATAATGAGCTACTGCAACAGAGGATTCATTTGGTTAATTTGTTAGATGATCTTTTCGCACAACAGAATAAACGAAGGAAACAACTAATTGAAACTTTAAAAGAAATGGAGTCTGAAACTGACAAAACAACTGATTTTTGGttgaaaaattatcaaaaattaataGATTCTGCACCAAAAACTTTACTTGATGTTGGGAAATGTTTAGACCCTGCTCTAGCAAATTACCTTTTGCAAGAAGGTGTTATTCATTGTTTGccatttttggtaaaatttctGTTTTCTGATTGCTTTTTGACAGACATTACTGTGGAAAAATTGAAAGAATGTGGAGTATCTTTGTCTGCAGACCGGCAGGgcattataaaagcaataaattgcTATGTAGGGAGCAAAAGTAAAAATCATAACTATGAGCCTTCAACTTCAGTGGAACCATCTGCACCTCCAGATGATGACATGGAAGGGAATGTGTCGGGAGTAATCAGTACTGATAAAGCTGAAAGTTCAGTGCTCGAGTCTGAATGTGTCATATGTATGGATGCCAAATGTGAAGTAGTATTCATCCCCTGTGGGCACATGTGCTGTTGTCAGCTatgttctaataaaaaaatggaaggTTGTCCAATGTGCAGAGCGTTTATTGAGAGAACAATAAAAGTTGTGGTCGCCTGA
- the LOC119191030 gene encoding LOW QUALITY PROTEIN: protein kinase C-binding protein 1-like (The sequence of the model RefSeq protein was modified relative to this genomic sequence to represent the inferred CDS: inserted 1 base in 1 codon; deleted 2 bases in 1 codon; added 230 bases not found in genome assembly) yields MNKTTKHRSDSYCWRCHWAVEQVNSEKAHQPMLCTVCPKSFHFKCLSGAERNKISNEKAWVCPDCLIVLHAESSETRSPAMKKISLGMLCELLQHALERMMDVNGVEPFMSPVDLAAFPDYDKYVVHPMDLSLMKANIAKGLYGSTEAFMTDAQWILHNSIIFNTCKDPTEQSCQTLFEDNVTKLRKHSNVQSKLTGGARALVRSCRAEMGEIEACPECYAAAHARRPTWFTDVCSTPHILLWAKLKGFPHWPAKGMSVSAAGLVDVRFFGAHDRAWVPAKDCFLYSEKDPNNFRTKRQDILESMQEAEQHIRNISRKYGKFVYPPFKTQFEPNKLNEQLKMMIPTFEGEVRVPQKHDKTSNGSPAIAKKKSRSNSKSSKSSCNDGDISEVEDPLSTSRKGDSVDGNEDDFSTEKAKIMEVDISKTKDNKETENXEKRRRSQLEEAIITILDNYTLEKRKRMDDGKTDNTLEPSSSKEPNPKEKNAEMAKDNPVEKIDSTSKDEESTKSIAKEKSESLVVAPLKISFGAIKNGKQTVKVTNAKESPKATTSNDKTPIIALRTSTPKEEKVITAQKMKTKIDKLFIDKTKGEKVKSDKPRNSKSNKSLIGNTTPKTETSLSEKKNEKVDEPSTSTKEKPREFVTATRSKTTDTGKTPNDKNNSTPTNSKLAKERLNFDDDTTLAVIARENNKTSVITSSGTGLPTISSVRSLSTVASTSSTPTTSSISKMIEVTIEGNPNASIFTPTSTDPIRTMKEATTKLQKLRADTEPLVGRVGVRAFARMTSPDRSKNNDVQVEIKAEPIDLDDADRHMEKMDLMNAFKLRPVNPPSNLREVRMNEVVITPLNRRTATKVPEIRPRAKKTFPHPKKPEDGQLNGKNSMVYIPIQPPATQPPRITRALPAPAAAPAASAASAAASHRAAAHATTTGQCGLPAVLIRTTNIVNTVTSPLVPVITSMPPAATTTSQVVQTIPTIGQVPTTVHTVPLMTSVNGQWMFSLQPVMSVGGVDTQASPPLLNGVADRSLVPPATATPAPAPAPAPALPPPAPAPPAAAATLATIAPIAPVTLTNRPTTETSPPRAPRLQQRPQLLNPLDSNTPIGTVPPPSSAGPLTAKLNQNAVKLTDFFRTLLEDSLEKLDEPATQLTTLRLQLEQAKWRHQQQIDELKHNHELTLAEIRAAFEKDKMRAVNEARRLAHAELEAAVKQTKAKQWCANCSQEAQFYCCWNTSYCDYPCQRAHWSTHFNVCTQKASQVSGST; encoded by the exons ATCGCCAGCAATGAAGAAGATATCGCTGGGAATGCTGTGCGAACTACTCCAGCACGCTCTGGAGCGGATGATGGACGTCAACGGg GTGGAACCTTTCATGTCGCCCGTCGACCTCGCAGCTTTCCCCGATTACGACAAGTACGTGGTGCATCCCATGGACCTGTCGCTAATGAAGGCCAACATCGCCAAGGGGCTGTACGGCAGCACAGAAGCGTTCATGACGGACGCGCAGTGGATACTGCACAATAGCATCATTTTTAATACAT gTAAAGATCCCACGGAACAGTCATGCCAAACCTTATTTGAAGATAATGTTACAAAGCTGAGGAAACATTCTAATG TGCAATCTAAGTTGACGGGAGGTGCGCGCGCGCTGGTGCGGTCGTGCCGCGCGGAGATGGGCGAGATCGAGGCGTGTCCCGAGTGCTACGCCGCtgcgcacgcgcgccgccccACGTGGTTCACAGACGTGTGCTCCACGCCACACATACTGCTGTGGGCCAAGCTCAAAG GATTCCCGCACTGGCCAGCCAAAGGCATGTCGGTGAGCGCGGCGGGGCTGGTCGATGTGAGGTTCTTCGGAGCGCACGACCGCGCCTGGGTGCCCGCTAAAGACTGCTTCCTCTACTCCGAGAAGGACCCCAACAACTTCAGAACTAAACGCCAGGATATATTAGAGAGTATGCAG GAAGCTGAGCAGCACATACGGAATATATCAAGGAAATATGGGAAGTTCGTATACCCGCCGTTCAAAACACAGTTTGAGCCGAACAAGTTAAATGAACAACTCAAAATGAtg ATTCCCACATTTGAAGGTGAAGTTCGCGTACCGCAAAAACACGACAAAACATCAAACGGATCCCCGGCAATAGCAAAAAAGAAAAGCAGGTCCAACTCGAAAAGTTCCAAGAGTTCATGTAATGATGG TGATATCAGCGAGGTAGAAGATCCATTGTCAACATCCCGGAAAGGCGATAGCGTTGACGGCAATGAAGATGATTTCTCTACTGAAAA GGCTAAAATCATGGAAGTAGATATTTCTAAAACCAAAGATAACAAAGAGACTGAAA GTGAAAAACGACGGCGTTCCCAACTTGAAGAAGCAATTATCACTATATTAGACAACTACACGTTAGAAAAACGTAAACGAATGGATGATGGTAAGACAGATAATACTCTAGAACCAAGTAGTAGTAAAGAACCTAATCCCAAAGAGAAAAATGCGGAAATGGCTAAAGATAATCCAGTAGAAAAGATCGATTCTACATCAAAAGATGAGGAATCGACTAAAAGTATAGCCAAAGAAAAATCAGAAAGCCTCGTAGTCGCTCCCCTCAAAATAAGCTTCGGAGCAATTAAAAATGGTAAACAGACAGTCAAGGTAACAAATGCAAAGGAAAGTCCGAAAGCTACCACTTCCAATGATAAGACGCCCATTATTGCACTCAGGACGAGTACTCCAAAAGAAGAAAAAGTAATAACGGCgcaaaaaatgaaaacaaaaatagataaattatttatcgataAGACGAAAGGTGAAAAGGTGAAATCAGACAAACCGAGAAATTCTAAAAGCAATAAATCTTTAATTGGTAATACTACACCAAAAACGGAAACTTCCTTGTCCGAAAAGAAAAACGAAAAGGTAGACGAACCATCCACTAGTACTAAGGAAAAACCGAGAGAGTTCGTGACAGCAACAAGGAGTAAAACAACAGACACAGGTAAAACTCCcaacgataaaaataattcaacaccAACGAATTCAAAGTTAGCCAAGGAACGCTTAAATTTTGACGACGATACAACCTTAGCGGTGATAGCACGAGAGAATAATAAAACCAGCGTAATAACTAGCTCGGGCACCGGCCTCCCAACGATAAGCAGTGTGCGCAGCTTGTCTACTGTCGCCTCGACTTCAAGCACGCCTACCACGAGCTCAATATCAAAAATGATAGAGGTGACGATAGAAGGGAATCCAAATGCAAGTATATTTACGCCGACAAGCACGGACCCCATACGAACTATGAAGGAAGCAACCACAAAGCTGCAAAAGTTAAGAGCAGACACTGAACCGTTAGTAGGGAGGGTGGGGGTGAGGGCTTTTGCGAGGATGACGTCACCGGACAGAAGCAAGAACAACGACGTACAAGTGGAGATCAAGGCGGAACCCATCGATTTGGACGACGCCGACCGACACATGGAGAAGATGGATCTGATGAACGCGTTCAAACTGCGCCCCGTTAATCCGCCGTCGAATTTACGCGAGGTGCGAATGAATGAG GTGGTGATAACGCCATTGAACAGGCGAACGGCCACCAAAGTGCCAGAAATTCGGCCGCGGGCTAAAAAGACGTTCCCACATCCCAAGAAGCCGGAGGACGGGCAGCTGAACGGCAAGAACTCGATGGTGTACATCCCCATACAGCCGCCCGCCACCCAGCCGCCGCGCATCACCCGCGCCctccccgcgcccgccgccgcccccgccgcctccgccgcctccgccgccgcctcgcaccgcgccgccgcgcacgccacCACCACCGGTCAGTGCGGACTTCCTGCTGTGCTTATACGCACGA CAAACATAGTGAACACGGTGACAAGCCCCCTAGTGCCGGTGATAACGTCCATGCCCCCAGCGGCGACCACCACATCGCAGGTGGTGCAGACAATCCCCACCATCGGACAGGTGCCCACCACCGTGCACACCGTCCCGCTAATGACTTCAGTCAACGGACAGTGGATGTTCAGTCTACAGCCTGTTATGTCGGTTGGTGGTGTTGAC ACGCAAGCGTCGCCGCCGCTGTTGAACGGCGTGGCGGACCGCAGCCTGGTGCCTCCCGCCACTGCAACccctgcgcccgcgcccgcgcccgcccccGCGCTCCCTCCCCCTGCGCCTGCGCCGCCCGCTGCCGCCGCCACGCTCGCGACCATCGCACCCATCGCACCCGTCACACTAACCAACAGGCCAACCACAGAAACTAGCCCACCT AGAG CCCCGAGATTACAACAACGACCGCAACTGTTGAACCCGCTGGATTCGAACACGCCGATTGGTACCGTGCCGCCGCCCTCCTCGGCTGGACCGCTCACTGCCAAACTCAACCAAAATGCTGTCAAG TTGACAGATTTCTTCCGCACTCTGCTAGAGGACTCTCTGGAGAAGCTGGACGAGCCGGCGACGCAGCTCACCACGCTGCGGCTACAGCTCGAACAGGCCAAGTGGAGGCACCAGCAGCAGATCGACGAGCTCAAGCACAATCACG AGTTAACATTGGCGGAGATTCGTGCGGCGTTTGAGAAAGACAAGATGCGCGCCGTGAACGAGGCGCGCCGGCTCGCGCACGCCGAGCTCGAGGCCGCCGTCAAACAGACCAAGGCCAAGCAGTG GTGCGCGAACTGCAGTCAGGAGGCGCAGTTCTACTGCTGCTGGAACACGTCGTACTGCGACTACCCGTGCCAGCGCGCGCACTGGTCCACGCACTTCAACGTGTGCACGCAGAAAGCTTCGCAGGTCAGTGGCTCCACCTAA
- the LOC115441858 gene encoding seminal metalloprotease 1 isoform X2 produces MEWKKLLVVFIVISVDQCFSMSHNEIEDFKDYLKKTSQLDQILRKGSDPDIDYDEEESVSDHAWEDSGKFEGDLILNDQQRRLIVKNVAEGLSRNGLKDTTKRWPNNEVIYYIQGEHFNGDQIQAIQQGIDDIAQASCVKFRPYKKGDRDAVVIQGSRRGCFSQVGYQGGYQILNLSGRHPAGRGCFRHGTVVHELLHTLGFYHMQSSPDRDDYINVIWENILQPARHNFRKYNSFAVSDFGVGYDYDSVLHYSRRAFSANGQDTLVPKQGGADIGQRVGLSDKDTKKLNKMYCDADSDNPLADEDDTANKPLKKKSDKNKPFDGHGIGYHQVKRRRPCRRRTLKETEEEKK; encoded by the exons ATGGAATGGAAAAAGTTATTAGTGGTGTTTATCGTTATCAGTGTTGACCAGTGTTTCTCTATGTCGCACAATGAGATCGAAGACTTCAAGGATTACCTCAAAAAGACATCACAGTTGGATCAAATATTGAGAA agGGCTCGGATCCTGATATCGACTATGACGAAGAGGAGTCTGTGTCAGACCACGCGTGGGAAGACAGTGGTAAATTTGAAGGCGATTTAATTTTGAACGATCAACAACGTCGCCTGATAGTCAAAAATGTTGCCGAGGGATTATCTAGGAACGGCCTGAAGGACACTACCAAGAGATGGCCGAACAATGAAGTGATTTACTATATCCAAGGAGAACATTtta ATGGGGACCAGATACAGGCTATTCAACAGGGTATAGACGATATCGCACAGGCATCTTGTGTTAAATTCCGTCCGTATAAGAAAGGAGATCGCGACGCGGTCGTAATACAG GGTAGTCGAAGAGGCTGTTTTTCCCAAGTGGGATACCAAGGCGGCTatcaaattttgaatttatccGGGCGCCATCCCGCTGGACGCGGCTGCTTCCGTCACGGCACCGTAGTACACGAGCTCCTGCACACCCTGGGTTTCTATCACATGCAGAGTAGTCCTGATAGAGATGACTACATTAATGTTATTTGGGAAAACATTTTACAGC CTGCAAGGCATAACTTTCGCAAATACAACTCGTTCGCCGTGTCGGACTTCGGCGTCGGTTACGACTATGACAGTGTCCTGCATTATAGCCGACGAGCTTTCTCCGCCAATGGGCAGGACACTCTCGTACCAAAACAG ggtGGTGCCGATATTGGTCAAAGAGTAGGACTGTCGGACAaggatacaaaaaaattaaacaaaatgtactGCGATGCGGACTCGGATAACCCATTAGCAGATGAGGATGACACAGCTAATAAACCGCTGAAAAAGAAAAGCGATAAAAACAAACCCTTTGATGGGCATGGAATAGGATATCATCAAG TAAAACGCCGCAGGCCCTGTCGCAGACGGACATTGAAGGAAACAGAAGAGGAAAAGAAATAA